Genomic segment of Macaca nemestrina isolate mMacNem1 chromosome 3, mMacNem.hap1, whole genome shotgun sequence:
AAATACCTATTCCGTaccttgcccatttttaaattgggcttttttactgttgttattgagttgtatgaattccttatatattccgAAAAATTAACCTCTGTTTGGAtatatggtttgtaaatattttctcccattttggggtcttttcattttgttgtttccttaGTTGTGCAGAAACTTGTTAGTTTGACATAGTCCcacttgttttgctttgttgcctttgtttttggtgtcaaatccaaaaaaaaaaaaaagaaatcattgccaagaccagtGTCATGGAGCTTCCCCCCTATgctttttctagtagttttatggtttcaggtcttatgtttaagtctttaatccattttgaattgatatatgtgtatgtataacataaggatccaatttcattcttctgcatgtaacTATCCAGTTTCCCCGAACCATTATTGaggagactgtcctttcccccttgtatatttttggcacctttgttgacAATTAGTTTACTGTATatttatgggtttatttctgggctattttgttctattggtctctacctgtttttatgccaatcCCATACTGCTTTGATTGCTATAGCTTTGTAATGTGGTTCAAAATTAGGAAGTGTGATACcttcagttttgttgtttttggtcaagattgctttagctatttggggccctttgtggttccatatgaattttagaattccttttcctggctgagcatggtggctcacgcctgtaatcccagcactttgggaggctgaggtggggggaatcacgaggtcaggagttcaagagcagcttggccaacatggtgaaaccctgtctctactaaaaaatacaaaaattagctgggcatggtggtgtgcgcctgtaatcccagctactcaggaagctgaggcaggagaattgcttgaacccaaggggtggaggttccagtgagccgagatggtgccactgcactccagcctgggcaacagagcaagactccatcatgCTCTggggacaaaaaaaaattgtttttcctatttctgtgaaaaatgccattggaattttaatagggattaccccaaatctatagattgcttttagtagtatggacatttttacaaaataatattctttcaattcattaacatgggatatttttctgtgtatttgtgtcatcttcaatttctttcatgtaCATCTCTATCCCTTCcttgtttaaatttattcctaagtattttattctttttgatgttgtAAACAGGATTGTTTTCTTTTACAGATAGTTcattgttaatgtatagaaatgcagttaatttttttctatatttttttttgaaacagggtctcactctgttgttcagactgtagcacagtggcatgatcatggctcaccggagccttgacctcctgggctcaagtgatcctcctgtgtcagcctctcatgtagctgggactataggcacacaccatcatacccagctaaccttttgattttttgtagagataaggtctcactttgttgtacaggctggtcttgaattcctggattcaagcgatcctcctgccttgacctcctaaagtccttggattacaggtatgagccactgtgcctggcttcaattaatttgtgtttgttgattttgtatcctgcaacttaactgaatttattttattttatttatttgtttgtttatttgtttgtttatttatttttgagatggaatcttgctctgtcccccaggctggagttaagtggcacaatctcagcccactgtaacctccacttcctgggttcaagttattcgcctgcttcagcctcctgagtagctgggattacaggcacctgccaccatgccgagcttaatttttatatttttagtggagacggggtttcaccatattggccagggtgatctGGAACGCCTCACCTcacgtgagccacccgcctcatactcacaaagtgctgggattacaggtgtgagccacaaagTCCAGCCTGAATTCATTtgttagtttaattttttttggtggaatctttagggtttcctatatataagattatataatttaaaaacatacagttTTACTTCAGCCTTTCCTATATGGACTTCTAGTACGTGTCAAATGGAAGTAGTAAGAGTGGGTACCCTTTTCTTggctgatcttagaggaaaacctTTAAGCTTTTCAGTGTTTAGTATGACCTTAGCTGTGagcttgtcatatatggccttagTAAAGCTCAAATTTTAACTTTAACATAACAAATACATGTAATCttctaggattttctttttactcattGCCTTGATCATCTTACTTTTAAGGGGTACATGTACTCCATTTtgaatttaatacattttgaatgaTTAAGTGTTAGGAACATAGATctggtatgattttttttccaagtttttttttttaagagacaaggtctcactctgtcacccaggctggagtacagcggttgtgaacagagctcactgcagcctggaactcctgggatcaagcgatcttcctgcctcagtctcccgagtagctgggactgcagttgCATGTCATCATGTCCAggtaagttttacattttttgtagagacagagtcttggtaagctgcccagcctggtctcaaactcctggcctcaagcaatcctcctgcctcagcctctcaaagcgcttggaattataggcatgagccaccttgcctggcctccaAGTATTTAAATTTATCCAAAATTTCTGAAaccgtatcttttttttttttttttttttttaaacaaatatgtacAAATGTAAAATGTTGTTGTTTGGGGAAACACTCATCAAATTCAGTCAACATAATTCTTTCCTTACTGTTAGGACCTGAGCCTTGTCACTGTTTAACACCTGCGTTTTTCCTAGCTTTCCCTGGAGAATAGTATAAAAGGTTGGGTCTTTTCCTAGAACCATGCTTTTGTGCCAGAAGTCATATAGCCAGAGTCATcattattttggtatatttttgttgaaaataattaaagcttgatttgttttattgtatactttggattttattcctGGATGGAGCAACTTTTGGCACAAAACTAAAAATGAGACATGCAAAAATTCTTGCAAAGACTAGTTTTATATGGTCTGTGATGGTGATCAATTTAAAATCCAATAAAATAAGTTGTATGAAAAATTTTagtgtgtgttcatgtgcatTTTTCCAGTGAGAGGTTTGTGGTTTTTATCAGATTCTCAGGGCAGGGCCCAGGACACAGGAAAGATTAAAAATGGCTCCTCTAGAGGCATAAGTTACATCAAAGACATTTGCCAAATCACTTCAACACCAAAGCTTCTGCCGTCTGTCACATACCCTCTCCCTGATTTCCATCCTGTGTCTGTAACCTTTCCTTAGGAacattaaaagtataatttattgtTATCCAAGTGTTTAGGAATGGGCCAAGAAGCAACACAAGAGTTCATTATTAGAGGAGAAGGGACACTTGGAAGTCAGTTATATTACCCTAGTAATCATTTTTTAAGAAGGATGTTAATACATTCACATATGGTTGATGGGATCCTGCAAAACAATAGGCTCAATGTGTCAAGATATGTTAAAATGTTCGTAATCTTGAGGGCAATATATTAAACTTTGGGGAATGTCTTTGTCAGTTCTGGCTGCAGTAACGAAATCCCATAGACTGGATGGTtcataaacaatagaaattaatttctcatagttctggcaGCTGGGAGTCTGAGATCTGCATGCCAGCATGGTTGGATGCTGGTGAGGACCCTCCTCCAGGTTGCAGACTTTGGACTTCTCTGTGCATCCTCACTTGGTGGAAACAGAGCTAGTGAGCTCTCTTGCCTCTCCTgatcctattcatgagggctctaccctcataaCCTAATTACTTCCCTCAGGCCCCACTGCCTGTCATCACTTTGGGCAGAGATGTAGCCATACGCCTAATAATGGGCATACATTCTGAGAAAGGTGTCCTTAGTGATTTCTATCATTGTGCGAACATCATAGAATGTACCTACTCAAAACCAAGATGGTACAGTTTGCTACACATCTAGGCTGTATGATATAGTCtcttgctcctaggctacaaacctttacgacatgttactgtactgaacactgtaggcaattgtaacaaataagtatttctatgtttagatacttgtttaaatacttttctatgtttagatacttTCTTGTAGTGTAGTATGTACTATGTTTAGATACTTTCTTGTATCTAAACAAAGAAAAGTACAGTAAACATAGGGCATAAAAGATTGAAAAACCTACATAGGGCACTTATGAATGGAGTTTACAGGACTAGAAGttgttctgggtgagtcagtgatgGTGAAGTGAATATGAGGGCCTAGGATATTACTGTacacttttatatgactggcaatACAGAGGTTTGTTTATATCAGCATCATCTCAGACACATGAGTAGTGCATTGCCCTTCAGTGTTACTATGGCTACAGTGTCACTAGGCTTTTGGAagttttcagcttcattataatcttgTGGGACCAATTATAATCAATCATTGATATATCACCATTATACACccacaattttatataaatatgttggATAGTCACATCTGTGTCaccttttcatataattttacaCTTGTTTCTTAACTTATGGCCTCTTCTCATTCACCAAAGCCTACATGGAATATGGCATGGTGaaaagtagaaatgtaaaatttttctttcaaagaaaattatGCACAGAGATCTCAAATATCAGGAGACAGAAGGAGAAAGTGGTTTTGGTTGAAGTAGAAAGCAAGAAGAtcctttttgtatattttattttctcttagacacacacacacacacacacagtaataATAGAGAGTAGTGAgggtggctggggtggccagGGGCGGTGATTCGCACCTGTAATCAGTCCCagcacgactgtagtcccagctacttgagaggctgaggcgtaagaatcacttgaatccaggaggtggaggttgcagtgagctgagatggcaccattgcactccagcctgggcaacagagcaagagtctgtctctaaataaataaataaacaaacaaatctgcagttaacatcatacttaatgatgaatgACATTTTCCCCTAAGGTCAAGAATAAGACAAGGTTATTCTAAAAGTATTCAACATTGCCCTGGAGGTTCTAGTGCTTgcaaataaggcaagaaaaacaaacaaacaaaacaaaacaaaaaaatacaaggcatgtgaactggaaaagaagaagtaaaactctttatttgcagatgatgtaATAGTGTGTATAGACAACCCTAAAATAAATTCTTCAGAATCTAGAAAAAATGattagaataaatgaatttagcaaggtcacaggattataaaataatgtaaaatgaatttatttctatataatagCAAAGAACAATTAGAATGTAAAGTGAAAATTAATACACATGCcatacttgggaggttgaggcacaagaatctcttgaacccaggaggcaaagggttgcagtgagctgagattgcactactgcactccagcctgggccacagagtgagattctgtctcaaaaaaaaaaaaaaaaaaaaaagtgagggctTCAGAAATAGACTGATGAAGGGTGCAGTCTCTGAATCTTGATTCTATTGTACTTCAGGTCAAGTTATTTAAAGTGTCCAAAAATAACATGGGTAGCCTTAGATTCTACatgtataaaatgagaaaaaaatttcctttagCGTTATGAGGATCAAATAAGATGTAAAGGATGCACATAACATAGTGCTTGTGCTAGGCAGAATAAGAAccctccaaagatgtccacaccCTACTCCCTGGAACCTGTGCTTGTTATGTTCCATGGCAAAAGGAATGAAGGCACTATATGAAATTAAAGTTGCTCATCAGCTGACCTTGTAATAGGGGGGTTAGTCTGGATTACTGGCTGGGCGTAATGTCATCACAGGGGTCCTGAAAAGTGGAAGCAGAAGAGTCAGAACCAGCAAGACGAGACGCGGGatgctcacacctggaatcccagcactttgggaggccgaggcgggaagatcacttgagcccaggagtttgagaccagcctgggcaacacagcgagcccttattttacaaaaataaatttaaaaaatgagccagcCATCCCTGAGTCAAGGAAGTGGGGCAGCCTCTAAACTTCTAAAGccaagaaaatggattcttagCTGACATCTTGAATTTAGCTGTGAGACCTGTTTTGAACTTccgacctccagaactgtaagataatatatGTGTGCTGTTTAAAGCCACtacatttgtagtaatttgttacagcagcaatgggAAACTGGTATAGTGCCTACGACATACATATTGGTagctaaataaacattttatttcttaacaaCCTGCTAACCTTAACCCTTGTCTACTACAACACATCTAGTTTCCCTTTTTCAGAGAAAAAGGTgtccattttcttttcacttgaaccccagaaggctgtttcttttacatttttcttcacctctcattttcagttcttttctgtttctttttctttcccactACCTTGAAATATGCACAGAGCTGCCTTGTCTTGGGGAGTCCTCTGCTTGAGCCTGCTTTCCCTATTAGTCACCACACTACAGTCACCCAGGTGAACCAGACAACCTTAAATGTCTTCAGAGATATCAGATGATTTTTACCTTAGAGTCTCACTccgcagcccaggctggagtgcagtggcgcaattatggctcactgtagcctcaacctcctgtgcttgagcagtcctcccacttcagcttcccaagtagcttagactacaggtgtgtgccaccacacctgggggcttttaaaattttttttagagacaggatctcactgtgttgcttaggctggttttgaactaaTGAGCTCAAGCAAActtcccacctccgcctctcaaagtgctgggattacaggcatgagctacttcTCCTGtcaattttaattctttattgGATTTATTATATGTGATATAAACTACTGTAAGTATTTGAGTGCATGTCCTCTAATAAACACTATGTTGGTTGTGGTGAAGTTAGAATAGTATGAGAGGAGTCACTTCTCTGAAGGATCCAGTTGTAGACAATTAGCAATTTATCAGACAGTTAACAAGCAACAAATACCAAACATCAGATGGCTTAGTGTCAGAGTGAGTGATAGAGACAGTAGGTATCACAGGAAGGGCAAAATAGAGGTCATTTTAGACTGGAACAATATCTGACAGTGTTGTGAGAGTGATTTGAGTGAGGAATGTGCTCTTAAAGGAATTAATGGAAATTGGTTTTAATAAAATCTGCATTATTAGAAACAAAAGTttaccagttaatttttttttttttttgagagaaagtcttgctctgttgcctagattggagtgtggtggtgcagggttggctcactgcagccttgacctcccaggctcaagcagctcttccctcctcggcctcctgagtagctgggactacaggcatgtgccaccaggcctggctaatttttcattttttgtagagacgaggtctccctgtgttgcccaggctgatttcaaattcctgggctcaagcaattctcttccttggcctcccaaagtgctaggatttgatggcatgagccaccaaacctggccttttttttttttttttttttttattgaatttttgaTGTTGAGGAAAGACTCgtagaatttaaataaattataaacttaaGTTGCAATAAATTGACACATTTGTCTTGATAATCTCAAGTAGAATGCATGAGATCATTCCTTGTGTTGCTGTGAGTGATAcatactgtttttttaaattttaatgctGGTATAAGAATCACAGTATGTTTTGAAGCCTAGTATGATCTAATCTAAGGTTATTGTGCTTTATGTGCTAAAAATATTGGctttgattacatttttaaagaaaagtatcaCATGGCCTAAGTAAAGACAATTAGGTTAGCCTTGTTTTTAGAGAGGATAATTAGAGTGTGGGTCAGGAGAACATATAAGATACAGTATAACTGGATTTCAGCTGGAGATTTTGCAAAGTTTCTCTCTGACAAGGGAGATAATGTCAGGTGAATAATGTTGGCTGGCTGACCATACAATTAGGTGGAAGTGTGATTGGTTGAGGCATACCTCAAAAGTCAATGAGTAATGAATTGGTGACAACTGGAGAGAAATTTCTAGTGGCATGTGGAAATTCACTATTTTTTGTAATGATGTGAATGAAAATGTTGAGGCTATGTGTATCAAATTTCTGGATGAAATGAATTTTCTAGGGTTAACTGAATGGAAATAGTATTTCTGAGTGAAATAGTGGGCCGTGGCTAATGGGATAACTTACTGTGGAGCTGGATGTGAAGTTTCATATATGGGTTAAAAAACCAACTGCACAGTTACAAGAGTGAGGGAGATGTGACTGACTACAAacaactttaatattttaattaataaactcAATTTGGATATAAAATGTGACTACCAGAGGGCTTCACAGAATCATAGTCTAGACTAATAGAAGGAGGAGGTTGAGAAGAGGGAGAGTGCTAGTCTTACATTACTCTGCAATGTACATGATTCTGTACACAATGCTACACCCAGGGTATTGTGTTCAGTTCCAGTTGTCACAATTGAAAACGATTcagggccaggggcagtggctcatgcctataatcccagcacttttggaggccgaggcgggtggatcacctgaggatcaggagtttgaaatcagcctggccaacatggtgaaaccccatctgtactaaaaatgcaaaaattagcaaggcctggtggctcatgtctgtagtcccagtgacttggaaggctgaggcggaggctgcagtgagtcaagatcacaccactgcactccagcctgggcaacagagtgagactccgtctcaaaaaaagtaaaataaaataaagaataaagaaataaaaataaacccagaaaataacaagtgtgagcaaagatatggagaaattggaaccttacACATTGCTTGTGGGAATGGAGAGTGGTGCACTtgctgtggaagacagtttggtggtttctcaGTTAAATGTGAAGTTATCATATGACTCAAATATTCTACCCTAGGTATATACTCCCAGATAATTGAAAACAGGTATTCAAAGAAacacttgtacatgaatgtttatagcagcccTTATTTATGTTAGCTAAAATGTAGAAACAACCCagtgtccatcagctgatgaatgagTAACTGAAATAGGGTATATCCATGcgatggagtattattcagccataaaaatgaagtaCTAACTGTTACAAAGTGCatgaaccttaaaaaaaaaaaatcacatattgtatgatgcCATTCATATGAAGTATCCAGAgcaggtaaatccatagagacacaAATTTGTGGTGTGGTTACCAGCAACAAGGAAGAATGATGACTGCTTAGTATGCAtatggggtttccttttggggtgatgaaaatgttttggaaagagAGAGTTGTTGGTTGTAAAATgcatgtacttaatgccactcaATTGCACACTTTAAGATGGTTAGTGGATTTTACCTtcgtttttaaaaagtgtcaatACATATAGATTAATTAAATAGCATTGAGAGTTTACAAATAAGTCTTTACATTTATGGttccttgaatttttttaattaagaattttttttcggACAAGGGCACCAAGACAATTCAGTGGGGGAAAAGGGTGATCTGTTCAGCCAACGATGCTGAGACaactggatttccacatgcaaaagaatgaatttgggtTCTTTTCTCataccatacataaaaattaacaaaatggatCATTGACCTAAATGAgaaagctaaaattataaagttCTTAGAAAATATGAGCAAATCTTGGTGACTTTGGGTTAGGCAAAGCTTTCttaagacatcaaaagcacagacaacaaaggATTAAATATTAGacataaattggatttcatcagaattaaaaacttttgtgtttcaaagggagaccatcaacaaagtgaaaatgggagaaaatatttgcaaatcgtGTCTAATAAGGGACTTGTACCTAGAAAACTctacaactcagtaataaaaagatgAATAGCCCAATTAAAACCCCCAATTAAAATGATGAttaaattggtgaattttatggtatatgaattatattgcAATAACAGTTAAAAAATGAGTCACCTAGAATATGTTCAGAGAAGATTCCTAGTCTTGTGACGGGACTCAAATTGAAATCCTTCTTTTCTCCATCTTCCCCCGTAACTTATCTCAGTTGTACCTTTTATACTGACAAGCTTGTAAACATTACTTCTGTAACTTTGAAGTCACTGgtgctttatttttatgttgagcCTAAATTTTTTATGTAAATACTCATTGTAGAGCTGAGTAGTAAGTTATAGGCACATCCTTTACTTGTTTAATGTCATGACCCTGTGCCAATAGAAGAAAGATCTCGTATTATCAAAGTCAATGGATTTTCTTTCCCTGCAATCCATCGGTTGTTAAAAATCAtgtcatattgttttccacaCTTGAATTATGACTTTCTTGAATAATTCGTCCTCCCCTTCTGCCCTGCCCACTCTCCCTGACCCCCCAACCACCATATCATGTTGGTTGTTTTTGGCTGCAGTTAACAGACTCTCCAACGATAGGTGCCATCTGATTTCCCTAACCTTCTCTTACTGCTAGTAGCTGCTGTAGCTCCCAGCATCTGTTTCTCACATTGTGCTAAAAGGCAGGAAGAAGGGAATAGAAGACGTTGGGGGCTGCTGCTTCTGGATCTTCCCCTTTTGTAAACATGCttttgaaaaactttaaaacttacaGAAACGTTGTGACAATAGTAATGTGAACTCATCTAGCTTTCACCTATATTCATGAGTTATAAACATTTTATCaagttgcttttttctttgtctttgcctGTATAACTAGTTGTAGATCTAGAGTTTTTATCTTGGTGAATCTTTTGAGAGACTTACAGATATCATGACTCTTTACCTTAAATACTTCAGCACATATCACCAAAGAAAAAGGAGTTTATCAATGTGATCATTTGTGCAACGATGattaaattcaggaaatgtaACATTCATTGTTAATTGTTGAAGCAAATGCCAAGGCAGAATTATGATTGCACAAAAGTAAAAGGTGGAAGCAGGGTTGGACAGATGAGGCTGTCAGATTGTGATTATACTTTGTCTACCAGCTCCAGGGGCAGATCCGGAGTCAAGATGGTTCATTAGAGGAGTTTCTCATTGGGCAGAAATTGGTCTATACCACTACCTTTCTTAGTTATAAAACAGCTGGAGGCTGTCCAGAGAATGTGCAAGTCTCTTGAAAACTAATGCCAACACAAATAAAGCTAACAGCTAGAGCTCTCAGTTTACCCGTCCTCCTCACACCTGCCAGTGAGTCTTTTGGATGCGAGTGGTGCACCTCCACGTCCACTACAATATAATACTATTGTCCAGTATATAGTCCATATTCACATTCACTATTTGCCCAATAATATTCTTTATGACAAATCCCCCACACCCCCCATCAGATCTCTCATCTTATCCTTGAGGAAAGTCTTTCAAGAAGCTTCCCAGATGACTTTCCTGTATGTTTCATTGGTTTAAACCAATCACTGGCAAAGGAGAGTGGGATTTTCAGGATTAGTTCAGACCTGTAGGATTCATCCCATGGGTTTAGGGGAGAGGCTGCCTTTCCTAACAGGTGCTTAGGAAATCAAGtgaccaataaataaataaataaataacaaataaaattgaaTCTCTTTAGCAAGGCCTAAGGGAGGAAGGCTGTGGATATATAACCAGCAACATTCTGCCACAGTTTTCTgttgtgtgtcttttatttttaattgaaatatgcGTTCCTGTCATTAAGCCAGCTTGCTAATTATTCTGTCTTTTGAACAGAAtccattccttttttcctttcatggAACTCACTCGTTTTCTGTTTTAATGGGATGAATTATTGTCTATTCCTGCTGCACAGCTGCCATTCTGGGACTTCTTTTTCATTATACTCTTGGATTATTTCCACTGTTTCTTTTGTATCTCTTGTCAGACTTCATTGGTTTCCATCCTTGTTTCGCTAAAGGACTCCCCAAAATGATGTCCTGGAAGTGTCTTCATTCTGCCTTCTCACTTGTTTAATCGTTTGGGATATATAAGTTTAAGccaaattattttactttggaaATTTTTCAGACAGTGCTCTCTGTCTTGTACAGTTGAGAGTTTCTGATTTTAGTCAGATtcttaattcatatttttttcctctcaaattATTTAGAATCTTCATCAGTGAAAGTTCATAGAAattgtctagattttttttttttttcacagaatagAGGGGAGGTCATTtgctctcatttatttttaagctgaTTCCCTATCTTATTTTGTACGTGTACTttattactgattttcttttttttgggatgATTTTAGCATCTATATGGATTGTCCATCTAATACCCTTGGCCTGTCTAACAGGTATTGCACCTGT
This window contains:
- the LOC139362418 gene encoding putative uncharacterized protein encoded by LINC00269 isoform X2, with protein sequence MPSLIFIFLVETGFHHIGQGDLERLTSREPPASYSQSAGITGWSTAVVNRAHCSLELLGSSDLPASVSRVAGTAVACHHVQVRFFFAGTGSLNPSAHGLS
- the LOC139362418 gene encoding putative uncharacterized protein encoded by LINC00269 isoform X1; amino-acid sequence: MPSLIFIFLVETGFHHIGQGDLERLTSREPPASYSQSAGITGWSTAVVNRAHCSLELLGSSDLPASVSRVAGTAVACHHVQVRFFFAGTGSLNPSAHGLVLFW